In Rahnella sikkimica, the following are encoded in one genomic region:
- the mscL gene encoding large-conductance mechanosensitive channel protein MscL, whose product MSFMKEFREFAMRGNVVDLAVGVIIGAAFGKIVSSFVADIIMPPLGLLIGGVDFKQFAVVLRDAQGTVPAVVMHYGVFIQNIFDFVIVALAIFCAITLMNKMRRKQEDIPAAPPKPTAEETLLAEIRDLLKEQQTPRL is encoded by the coding sequence ATGAGTTTTATGAAAGAGTTTCGTGAATTTGCCATGCGCGGCAATGTCGTCGATCTGGCCGTCGGTGTCATCATTGGTGCAGCCTTCGGCAAGATAGTGTCATCATTTGTTGCTGATATTATTATGCCACCGTTAGGTCTGCTGATTGGTGGTGTCGATTTCAAGCAATTCGCTGTTGTACTCAGAGATGCGCAGGGAACAGTACCCGCGGTCGTAATGCATTACGGCGTATTTATCCAAAATATCTTTGATTTCGTCATTGTTGCTTTAGCTATCTTCTGCGCGATTACCCTGATGAACAAAATGCGTCGCAAACAGGAAGATATACCAGCAGCACCGCCAAAACCTACTGCGGAAGAAACTTTATTGGCAGAAATTCGTGATTTGCTGAAAGAGCAACAGACACCGAGATTGTAA
- a CDS encoding alternative ribosome-rescue factor A: MAHYKHQKGTIQDNALQALLHDPLFKQRIEKNQKGKGSYRRKEKNGKGSYLEGSVECLIEYSTLPFKNSKQKQLSFLLQSRCLLLFQQITNFCQ, translated from the coding sequence ATGGCTCACTATAAGCACCAAAAAGGGACCATTCAGGATAATGCTTTGCAGGCTCTTCTTCATGACCCACTGTTTAAGCAGCGTATCGAGAAGAATCAGAAAGGTAAGGGAAGTTATCGTAGAAAAGAGAAAAATGGCAAGGGGAGTTATCTGGAGGGCAGTGTTGAGTGTTTAATCGAGTATTCAACACTGCCCTTCAAAAATTCTAAGCAAAAGCAACTTTCTTTTTTGTTACAATCTCGGTGTCTGTTGCTCTTTCAGCAAATCACGAATTTCTGCCAATAA
- the trkA gene encoding Trk system potassium transporter TrkA — protein MKIIILGAGQVGGTLAENLVGENNDITVVDTNTVRLRQLQDKFDLRVVQGHGSHPRVLREAGAEDADMLVAVTNSDETNMVACQIAYSLFNTPNRIARIRSTEYIRESEKLFHPEAVPIDHLISPEQLVTDYIYKLIEYPGALQVVNFAEGKVSIAAVKAYYGGPLVGNALSSMREHMPHIETRVAAIFRQDRPIRPQGSTIIEAGDEVFFVAASQHIRAVMSELQRLEKPYKRIMIVGGGNVGAGLAQRLEKNYSVKLIERDQQRAAELAELLQDTIVFYGDASDQELLAEEHIEQVDVFIALTNDDEANIMSAMLAKRMGAKKAMVLIQRSAYVDLVQGSVIDIAISPQQATISALLGHVRKADIVSVSSLRRGVAEAIEAIAHGDETTSKVVGRTVEQIKLPPGTTIGAIVRGNDVIIANGNSRIQQGDHVVMFITDKKFVRDVERLFQPSPFFL, from the coding sequence ATGAAAATAATAATTCTCGGTGCCGGACAGGTTGGCGGAACACTCGCTGAAAATCTGGTGGGTGAAAACAACGACATTACCGTTGTCGATACCAACACCGTCCGGTTACGTCAGCTTCAGGACAAATTTGACCTGCGCGTTGTGCAGGGGCACGGTTCTCATCCGCGCGTACTACGTGAAGCCGGCGCCGAAGATGCCGATATGTTGGTAGCAGTGACCAATTCTGACGAGACCAACATGGTAGCGTGTCAGATTGCGTATTCACTTTTCAATACGCCAAACCGCATTGCGCGTATTCGTTCCACGGAATACATCCGTGAGTCCGAAAAGCTTTTCCATCCTGAAGCTGTACCAATTGACCACCTGATCTCCCCTGAGCAATTAGTTACTGATTACATCTACAAATTAATCGAGTACCCGGGCGCATTGCAGGTTGTTAACTTTGCAGAAGGGAAAGTGAGTATTGCAGCAGTGAAAGCCTATTATGGCGGTCCGTTGGTGGGTAACGCGCTTTCCTCAATGCGCGAACATATGCCGCATATCGAAACCCGCGTTGCGGCGATTTTCCGTCAGGATCGTCCAATCCGTCCGCAGGGTTCAACCATTATTGAAGCAGGCGACGAAGTATTCTTTGTGGCCGCCTCTCAGCACATCCGTGCGGTAATGAGCGAACTCCAACGATTGGAAAAACCCTACAAGCGGATCATGATCGTCGGTGGCGGTAACGTTGGTGCTGGTCTGGCCCAACGTCTCGAGAAGAATTACAGTGTAAAACTGATTGAACGAGATCAGCAGCGGGCTGCCGAACTCGCGGAGCTGTTACAGGATACAATTGTTTTCTATGGCGATGCTTCTGACCAAGAGCTGTTAGCAGAAGAACATATAGAACAAGTCGATGTGTTCATAGCGCTCACCAATGATGATGAAGCAAATATCATGTCTGCGATGCTGGCAAAGCGCATGGGGGCCAAAAAAGCGATGGTTCTCATTCAGCGCAGTGCGTACGTAGATTTGGTGCAAGGCAGCGTGATTGATATTGCGATTTCACCTCAACAGGCAACGATTTCTGCACTGCTTGGGCACGTTAGAAAAGCAGATATTGTCAGTGTTTCGTCGTTACGCCGTGGTGTAGCCGAAGCTATAGAGGCGATTGCGCATGGCGATGAGACAACATCTAAAGTCGTCGGTCGTACTGTAGAACAAATAAAATTACCGCCTGGTACCACGATTGGCGCTATCGTGCGCGGGAATGATGTGATTATTGCTAATGGCAACAGTAGGATCCAGCAAGGTGATCATGTGGTGATGTTCATTACAGATAAAAAATTTGTCAGGGATGTGGAACGCCTTTTCCAGCCGAGCCCGTTCTTCTTATAA